TGTCAGCTAGTCGGTGGCAGGGCCGGGAGGAGGGCCTCAGCTCCCGGCTCCAGACCTGGTGGTCTTTCCAGAGACCAGCCGGTTGCCTGCGACAGTTTCTAGCCAGCAGTTTTTCCCTCGTGGGCTGGTGGGTTTCAGCGGAGCCGCATTTAAGGACAGGGACCGCTGGAGGGGCATGAGCCCCCAGCCTCCTGCTGCCGGAGCTAACACAGCCTTCTCTCACTGAGGGCCAACACAAGAATTCCTCCTCAGCTGGCACGGGGCCAGGGCCTCTGTGACTGTGGCTTGATTGAGTGGCACCTCAAGCACCTTTGTGCAAGACGCCGAGTAGGGCCTAGAGGGTTTTTGGGTGAAAGAATCTGAACAGAGATCCTGCCTGCTCTTGTAGAAGGGTGTGGAGGGTGAGAGGTGCGGGGGCCActgttcctcctctctctgctgagCCAGGCTCGGGGGCTCAGGGCAAAGAGCCCGTCCGGGCATAGCTCTGCGCCGTGTCCCCTCGCCGAGGAGGAATCTGCTACCTGTGCCCAGGGATGCGCCAAAAACCCAAAGTCCCCATCACTGGCCAGTGAAGTAGTGTGCACAGACTGGCAGCATGACCAGAGAAAGAACAGGGCCCCCAAGTAAATAATCGAAGTCAAATATAGAGGAAAACTATATTTTCCTCTATATTTGCACCCCCTAAAGTCTGTACCTCGTGACGTGGTGGTGGAGAGCCTGGCGGATTGGCCTGGGTCCATGTGAGACAAGGTACTTGCCAGGCTCCCGTCACCACCTCCCTTAAACACGGGCAACAGTAACGGCTTCCTCAGAGGCCTGTCGTGGCACCTAATAAGATCGCTGCGTGGAAAGATGTGGCATTGTCGTAATGGCTTCCGTCTTGGTCACTTACTAGTGTATTACCTCATTTATCTGCCACAATTCCATTCtgatctcattttacagaggaggaaatggaggctccaGAAAGGTAAACAATTTGCCTGAATGGCACAGCCAGGAAACAGCAGGCAGACcaggtgttctctctcttttccttttttcctcatcCTGCTCGAGGGACAGCCCTGAATTCTGCCTTCCTCATAGGCATGAAGAAAAGGTTCGCCCTAACAAAATACCAGGAATagggtggcttgaaacaacagaaatgtattgtctagGAGTCCTAGAGGCTCAGAGTCCAGaatcaaggtgtccacagggccatgctccctctgaaggctctaggggaaaagcctgcctgcctcccacctTCTGGCGTTTGCTAGCAATTACTTGGCGTTCCTTGGCTTAGAGATGCCCCACTCCAGTTTCTCGGccgtcttctcactgtgtcttcacctCATCCTCCCTCTGTGCACATCTGTCTCTGCATCCAAATTTCCCCATTTAATAAGGACACCAGCCACGTTGGATGGATTAGGGCCCATTCTATTGACCTCGCTTTAGTTTAGTCTACGAAGGACCTATTTCCAAACAGGGTGACATCCACAGGTTCTGggagttagaacttcaacatatctttttcaGAGGGATATAATTCAACCCAGAACTAAGGTCCTAATTAGCCTGCCAAGAACATTCTGGAAGCACCCGGCTTCCATGGCTCTGTGTTGGCCCTCTAAGACTGCAAATGAGCATGGGGTGTCTGGGCCAGAGGGCCAGAAAGGCCTCACCTCATCCTGATTAAGAACAAGCCTGAGATGCTGGGAACCAGGTAAAGGGAGTATtcgagggccgcctgggtggctcagttggttaagcgtctgacttcagctcatggtctcgtggttcgtgagttcaagcccctcatcgggctccttgctgacagctcagagcctggagtctgctccggattctgtgtctccctctctctctctgctcctcccctactcgcttgcgctctctctctctctctctctcaaaaaatgaataaacatgtaaaaacatttacaaaataaaataaaaggagtatTCGAGATCTCGCGATCAACTGCATTCTCCTGTCGCGCGGTTTTGGGGGCAGCAGAGTGTCGTGCTTCTCGCTCCCCTCAAGCCTCCTTAATGTGCACCAGGCGGGACGCTGGGACGGCACCGGGGCTGTGCGCCCGTGACTGCTTTGGCTTCCTCTTGCACCGCCCGCCCCGGCCCTGGCCACACCTGGCTTCCCCAGTCCCCTGGGGCACCCCACGTCCACAGCCGCTCCGTCTCTGTCCCTGCGTGGAGGCCTGCCTTTGAGACACTGCGCTCTCCAGAGCTCAGCTCGGCCTGCTTGCTTGGCTGCCGTGCTCTAGGTCGTCTGGACGCCTCCAGCTGGAATCAGTGCCCCTTCCCATGCGTTTCCACGGCCCTCGGCTTCTACTCCCTTTGGTGCCTACTGAATTCTAGCCTGTGTTACAAGTCGTTTCCACCCTTGCCTTGTCCTTCCTGCTGGAAAGCAGGTGCCATCTGATTTACTCTGTGTCCCCAGGGGCCGAACGCACAGCTCTGCCTGTTGCACTTGCCTGATGAACGTATGGAACTCTGGACAGCTATCGGTGGTCAGCCAATAAACAGTATTTGGCATTTCTTGTGTTTGCGTAATCTTGCAATCACCGTTTGACTttaggaataggggcgcctgggtggctcagtcggttgagcatccgacttcggctcaggtcatgatctcgtggttcatgagttcgagccctgcgttgggctctgtgctgacagctcagagcctggagcctgcttcggattccgtgtctccctctctctctgccccttcccgctcatgctctgtctctatctctcaaaaattttttaaaggaatattacacacaggagagaaggaaggggagaaggaggaggggaatgcTTGTGACTTAGCCCTGCAGCAACAGGAAATTCAGAGTTCAAGTTGACAGGGCATTTGGTGTTTTTTGATCAGCTGAAGTGTATGCATCTAGCAAATAAGAactatttatttcatattaacCAGCCAGTTGCTCATTGTGATAACTGAGCAGAAGTTAGTTCTGGGTCTTGGCGCCAGCCTGGGGCTGCTGTTCGGCCACAGTTCACTCCATCTTCAAGGAGCATATATAGCTGTTTGCCCTTCGGAAGCCCTAGTAGCTTGCAGAACACAGCCCTGTTGCCAAATATTTTAGCATTTCTGTGAGAACCGTCTCCAGAATACAAATTGAATGCTTCCGAACAAACTTCCCGACCTTTTTATTGACCATGTCAAGGAATGTGACTTTGCATCTGAGGGAGCATGGCGTCAGCCTGTGGAACGGACTCCTGTGTCCACGAGACCGCAGCCTCGGGGGTGGAAGGCTGGCTTTTCAGCATTGTCTGTCTCGGTTCCCAGTGGCAGGTTTTGAATAAGGCGAAGAATCATATTCAGGAGCTGGAGCAGACCTTGGACAATCTTCTGAAGATGAAAGGTAATAGACCCCTATCGGCCACCCCCGTCTCCTTCCCAGGGAAAGACTGGTTGGTCTTTCCACCAAAAGCAGAGCGATTGGATTAAGCCAAGTGAGCAGGTATTTCCTGCGTGCcaaccgtgtgccaggcactgtgctgaagCCAGGAGTGCAAGGAGATTAATGCCCCTGCACTCAGGGAGCTTACAGTCTGGCAGGACAGACGGAAGCCATCAGGTACGTGATCCCATCTTGAGAGACCAGAGAGGAAGCGGACCGGTACTTATCATGCCCAAAAGCAGAGCCTGGCTCCCTTTCTTGGCACTCAGTGTGGGAACGGTGGCTGGCAAGGAATTTGGGTTTACTAAGCTGGTGGAAACCGCATTCTAAAAGGGATACTTTTGGTGTCTTGATTGAGAAGGGCCGGTTTAAGAAACTTCTCCCCCTTACCTCTAGAAGAAGAGGTGAAACTGGACCCTTGACACCCTAACCCGAATCTGGGTGGGCTCAGGGACCACTCATGGTCCACCTGGATCAGAAGGGCAGGAGGGAGTCGACAGAGGCTGGACTTCCCCGTTTGTGACCCTTGCCTTCACCTCCCCAATAGAATCCTTCAAGCTGGAGGACGGGAATGCAAACAGCTTAGAGGAGGTCAAGGCAGAATATGCCAGCATGTACTCTGGAAATCACAGGTAAGACCCCCAGGCACCACCGTGCAATCAGCAAAGGAGGGATCATCTCATTGAGGCAGACAACTGCATTGGCGGTTCCTAAATGATCAGCCACTGATCCCAACCCCATCCATTTCCGTAAGCCATCCTTCCCTTACCAAGTTAAGATACACCCTGTATCCCATACTAAAATCTGATCGATACTTATATCATGTGCCCATGTGAGAATggctgcatttctttttaaatcataataattaggattttttttctagatagatTATAGACCTACAGCAATTAAAAGTGTGGCATCAGCTCAGgaataaattaattatattttatagttattgtattttaattcattaagTTAGGAGTGAAATTCAGTGTCTTCCTTCaagatcatttgtatttcttttcctggcAACCTTTAGTGCctattttttgcccattttcctgtTGGGTTGGTGGTCTTTTTCCCACACGGCTGTAGAAGTCCTCTGTATAGACCAAGCAATTAGCCAGCCATCTTTTAGGATATGACTTGCAAATAATTATCGTTTGGtcgtttgttttattattttgcttttgatgtttttgctttttgttttggcCACGCAAAAATGAAGTCTAATCTGTCCATCTGTTATGGTTACTCAGAAAGGCTTCCTGtgctctgaaatttaaaaaagaaaaaaaaaaaaaaagaagggagcctgggtggcttagttggttaagtgtccaattcttgatttcagctcaggtcatgatctcacagtagcgagattgagccccacgtccagcccCCCACTCAGCATGGaatccctctctacccctctttttttgcttctctctctcaaaataaataaacatttaaaaaaataatgttaaaaataaaagaatcttcCCCGGTTTTCTTCTGGTGCACTTGCTTCTTAACTCAACATGATGCCTTGGAGATTACTCCTATCAGATGAAGAGATTCTGGGTTACAAATCCTGGTTTTCCAAATCGTGTCATGCTGTTCTGCTCTCTTAAAACTGCCTTTTGAAGAgcagaatttgaaatttttgataaagtctaacttacccattttttctttttgaggttgAGGTTTTGGTGTGAACCTAAGTATTCGGTGTTTTGGGGTGCTGTTATAAATGGCACttcttaaaaattcaatttcCAGTTGTTCATCACTGGAATATAGAAATACGATTGGTTTTCatatattgaccttgtatcctgcaaccttccTAAACACGCTTCTTTGTTCTAGTCACATATTTggagattctttgggattttctacatagattatTGTGTCGTCtgcaaataaaatgagttttacttcttcctttccaatctgtgtATCGTTTTGTTCTTTTGCTCGCCTTGTTGGACTGGCTAGAATCTCCAGTACTATATTGGatagaagtggtaagagtgaacatccctgtcttgttcctgaccttagcagagacatattttgtcttttacggttaagtatgatgttagctgtaggtttttcatagatgccctttatcaggttgaggaaggtcccttctattcctagtttgccgAGCGtctttgtcatgaatggatgttaaattttgagGAGTGCTTTTCGGCATCTATTGAGGGGATcgtttggtttttcttctttaagtctGTTGTTGCAGTGAATTCCACTGATGGAATTTCATCAAAGTTTGAGCCAGCCATcctgcattcctgggataaaccccaCTCGGTCgtgatgtgtacacacacacgcacgtgcacacgctCACGTTAAAATTGTGTTCAGAATGTCAGTGTCAGTGTTCATGAGGGGCATTAGTTTGTGGTtgtcttgtttctgttttctcaccAGCCTGGTCTCAAATAAGTTTTGTCATAATGGCTCTGCCAACTGGTGCCCAATTGAGGCAGTTGGGAAGGATGctgagggggaggaagaggaggaagaagagggggaagaccaagaagaggaggaagaggaggaagaggaagaagaggaagaggaagaagagaagaaagtggaGCCCTTACACTCCCCAGTCACCTTGTTGCCAGACCTCATGGAATTTGAACGGTGTGAACGGCTGGGAGGGTGGCTTCACGCATGGCCTGAACTCTTGTGGGGAAGGGGTCAGAGGCCCTGTCTGCAGTAGGCTGCATCCCCGGTGCACTTCCAGACCAGGCCCCAAGTCAAGGAAGCTCCAGAATTTCCATATGTTAGGGGCTTGGGGTGGGGTTGGCAGAAGAGCTAGAGAAATAATCTTGAAGTTGCATTGCACAGCACATACACTGAGTTTACTTAGACTGGGTATTTATTTGGGGTGACTTTGTGGGGGCTATGATGGGGATTAGGAGGACCAAAtacccccatacacacacaaacacagacacacacacacatacaccagcTGCATTACTGGTCTTATAGTAAGAAATACAGTGGATGGCTGGCCTGGACTCCAACAGTCACCCACTGCCCCTCCACAGACTTAAGACCTATGGCAGCCATGTTGGCTTCTGGAGGCCAATAGAAGGAGGCTCGCTCCACAGCTGAGCCTTTCCGGCCCTGAAATAAAGCAAGCGTCATATCATGGCTGCACATTCATGGGGCTTAGAACTATAAGCACTTTTCCCATGGGCTGAGAGGCGAGCAGGGAGCGTGGGCTCCTTGTTCTCTCTTCTATTAGGCAGAGAGCTCCATGGGAACTCTGGGAAGACGTGGGGGAAGGACCCTGGAGCCCAGATCTATATCATTCCACGGCCCCCCAGATGGCTTCTGCTCTCCAAGTGTCAGGGGCATGCAGACTAGAAAGGCTAAGCCCCTGGTAAACCACAGAGCTGTGGCACTGCCCGTGTGCTGTGGACCACCCCACTAATGGACACCTGAGGAGACGGTTTGGGGAGGGACCTTCGGCCACTGGCTTCAGGTCTGGGAGATGACGCCATTTCTGTTCCAGGTATCTCAACTTTTACAAACAGATGATGGACCTTCTGATCGGGAATGGGATTGTCTCCTCACAGGAGGTGACACTCCCCATCGTCTCTGCAGCCATCTCCCACCTGTGGCAGAACCTCTCTGAGGAGAGGAAGACCAGTCTCCTGCAGGCCTGGGCACAGAGGAACAGTGGCCTCCTGGGCCTTGCTGGTACCTATCAGGAGGCAGGCTGTGCCGAGGGCAGCATGAAGGACAGTGGGGTTGACAGCCAAGGAGCCAGCTGCTCACTCGTCTCTACCCCAGAGGAGGTGAGCAGACCGTCTCTGGGTCAGGGGGAGGAGTGCGCGGGAACGATTCTGTTGCCTTTGGCCCAGAGACACCAGGGGTCTGCTTGGGGTCATTTACCAAATGTGAGGTAGTGTTTAAATTCTGACTCAAGCCGTGTGTTTCTGGTTTTCCCGGCCTAAGCGCCACCACCACAGAATggcattcctttttctcctgcttcctgaGCTTTCCACGGGGACCATAGAAGAGAAGGCTTAAAAGGTCATTATCAGTTGGGATTGTTTTCGCTGCCAGTCACTCGCTCATTAAACCATGAAGGGAAAGGTGCTTCTCCCGTGCAGGGAGGTCCCAAGGTCAGGAGGGCTTCCCATTAGTCTCAGTGAGGTCACCGTGGACTTggtccttcccctctccctgctctgcctcatcGTAAGGCTGACTCCTCACcttgtctcccctccccactttcccGTGTGACTATAGAATGGCAGCTAGGAGTCTTTGAGCTGTATAGTCCCTCCTCCACATcaggtaagagagagaaagattcatGTGGCTCTTTCTTAATGGTCAAGGAAGACCTTTTCCAGAAATGTCTGCCAtacctctcctgccctcccattGGCCAGATTGCCAGATTACTGAGCCAATGACtgacatcatcaagaaagtattATGTTTGGACCAGTTAGGGCCAATCCCTAAGAGGAGGTCCGTTCCCACCCCCAAGAGCATTGCTGCCATTCAGTGAAAAGAGAGGAATTCGCTATCGACTGTCGGCCTCTCAAAGCAGTGTGTCTGGTGGCATTAGTGGTCACTCAATGCTGAGATCGAAGCGGGCCCCTCAGCTGCACTTCCAGAATTAGAACAGCCTCAGGAGGCTGCTGCTGCCTCACGGCCCTCCTGACCTGCTTCTCTAGCTTGGGGCAGGCAGTTCTGTGCTCTCTGCGCCTGTCCTGTGCTTTGCAGGACACTTAGTAACCATGGCCTCCACCAGGTCAGCCGCACCCCTCTGCTTGCCCTGACTTTCCAAGCACCCCTTAGTGGGTGGTCCCTTTGAGGAGATGTTCTGTGGCTCTGTGGGGAGCCTTAGAGCCAGACAGCTTCCTAGTGCCAGGGACCCCGGGGATACAGCCCTGAAATGCTCCATCGTCCAGGAAGTTGCCCAGCCCTCAGGGCCCGGGGCCTGGACAGCAACAGGATGTCACTCACCTAGTCCAGGGCTTCTGGTTTACTGATGAGGCCTAAGGAGTGAGGTGGCTTGTCCAGGATGCTCAGCTCCTGCTTCAGAGGTTGTATCTCCTTCATCAAAgaatttttcaaatctttctttGGTCACCTGTCTATGGTCAGCCTTCCGTGATCTCCCCTGATCCTTCTCAAGTGGAGTCTAGTAAAAAGGCAGGTACCTGGCTAATACCTCAGACCCACTGAAGCGGAGTACCTGACCCCTCAGGTGACTCAgaaccttcatttttaaaaaagtttatttttgaaagagagagagagagggagagagaatgagtgtgtgtgtgtgggggggggggggtcagagagagacagggagacacagaactcgaagcaagctccaggctctgagctgtcagcacagggcctgatgtggggctcgaacctgtgaaccacgagatcatgacctgagccgaagtcggaagctcaactgactgaggcacccaggcgccccagaacctgcatttctaacaaacacCCCAGGTGACTGATGCATGAGGGCATTTTGGAAGGAACTCTCAGTGCAGATATGCAACAGTCAGTCAGCTTTTGTGtatgtcccctcccctgccccagttGGACTTGGGCTTCTCACCTATTTGTCCATTAATGTTGGCTTCACCACGAGAGGACCTGAGTTCTCCTCCATAGTGGTCAAAGCGGGGCCAGGAAACCAGTCGCTGAAGACCTCATACCCAAGGCATGTCAGCCAGCCTCGATGTCTTTGTAGCCCCGAATCGCCTGGCCCTGAGGTCTCACACAaagaaggcaaaaggaaaacatatgCCAAATGTGCGGACAAGTGTTTCAAGCTTTAAACCGATGTGTACAGGCGTGTATGTGCATTTGCGGCACGAACCTTTCCTCAGGGAAGGACAGACCCAACCCAGAATCTAATGTCCCCAAATCATGGAAGCAGCTGATCTTTTCCAGAAAGGGCTAAGGGCTCACATTCTTCTGGCAGCAGAGTTCCTCAGCAGTGCCCAGATGAGGGCTCTGCCTCACTGCCATCCCTAGGCTTGGGCCAACCCAGGGCTTGGTGACCAggtgaacagaagagagaacagtTACACCCAGGGCAGGGCCAGTCACTACTCTGGCTTCTAACTTAGTTGCAGTGAAGTCTTTATAGCTCGTGGTCCATCTGGAGAGGTTCTGCTGCAGAACAACTGTGTTTGGGGCCAGCTCCTGGATGCAGGGTCAGGTGTGCCTGGGAGGGTCT
This sequence is a window from Prionailurus bengalensis isolate Pbe53 chromosome A2, Fcat_Pben_1.1_paternal_pri, whole genome shotgun sequence. Protein-coding genes within it:
- the STRA8 gene encoding stimulated by retinoic acid gene 8 protein homolog encodes the protein MATSGEGSHPSGRAIPWPLAQLWELEPRVARRRLSQARHRATLVGLFGNLRKMVYSQSDLTASKWQVLNKAKNHIQELEQTLDNLLKMKESFKLEDGNANSLEEVKAEYASMYSGNHSLVSNKFCHNGSANWCPIEAVGKDAEGEEEEEEEGEDQEEEEEEEEEEEEEEEEKKVEPLHSPVTLLPDLMEFERYLNFYKQMMDLLIGNGIVSSQEVTLPIVSAAISHLWQNLSEERKTSLLQAWAQRNSGLLGLAGTYQEAGCAEGSMKDSGVDSQGASCSLVSTPEEILFEDAFDVASFLDKSEAPSTSSSSSAFAGSNPENPEEKFQLYMQIVNFFKGLCCVNTQLKQEPDLPVDDEMIMLRCMETFDDEDL